The Cucumis melo cultivar AY chromosome 6, USDA_Cmelo_AY_1.0, whole genome shotgun sequence genome includes a region encoding these proteins:
- the LOC103490695 gene encoding uncharacterized protein LOC103490695, whose translation METPSSIRRVTRSQTLSAANSVNNSNVSIPRKVEECDNNGLSKSRQRNRKSQDLGGVKGQDNRSALIDITNDSPIVGLAAGSLMTPISSVTKQRSCRPKMMTPGSGEALLRGQVKTLLQKVEEEAEISKLSLESRPFVHLQSPAGLLAPTPANTPQINLSQDENLCSITSHPIVEEQTISQVGVDIDLFNGKKQEENQINRSLLLDFSEKSETNDDEATSSDCSSVLTHQDKFSKSSTLSLSPSQDDDNSSLWSIQVNASSHDEDEEDEDIEEEEEEDVIEDEEDEEGADYDGGLVDELCKGISKISVNEKGEAEEFVGKHTRFVYNSEDEMIEEVSDESRGGGGGGGGVSPSILRLKGMPTPKGKHLRFGYEEE comes from the exons ATGGAAACTCCGTCCTCGATCCGCCGTGTAACTAGGTCCCAAACGCTCTCTGCTGCAAACTCCGTCAACAACAGCAACGTTTCCATCCCAA GGAAGGTTGAGGAATGTGACAACAATGGCTTATCGAAATCCCGACAAAGGAATCGAAAGTCTCAAGATTTGGGCGGGGTGAAAGGGCAAGATAATCGGTCTGCGCTTATTGATATTACCAACGACTCCCCAATCGTTGGGTTGGCAGCGGGGAGTTTGATGACGCCGATTTCATCGGTGACAAAACAGCGGAGCTGCCGGCCAAAGATGATGACGCCAGGTTCAGGGGAAGCCTTATTGAGAGGGCAAGTGAAAACTCTTTTGCagaaagtggaagaagaagCTGAAATTTCTAAGCTTTCTTTAGAAAGCCGGCCGTTTGTTCATCTTCAATCACCAGCCGGGCTTCTTGCACCGACTCCGGCCAACACGCCGCAGATCAACTTATCCCAGGATGAAAATCTTTGCAGTATCACAAGTCATCCCATTGTTGAAGAACAGACGATTTCTCAG GTTGGGGTTGACATTGATCTCTTTAATGGAAAGAAACAGGAAGAGAATCAAATCAATAGGTCTCTTTTGCTTGATTTTTCTGAGAAATCTGAAACAAATGATGATGAAGCCACATCATCAGATTGCTCCTCTGTCCTCACTCACCAAGACAAGTTTTCGAAATCGTCGACATTGTCGTTGTCGCCTTCACAAGACGATGACAACTCTTCTTTGTGGTCGATTCAAGTGAATGCAAGCAGCCATGACGAAGACGAGGAGGATGAAGACatcgaggaagaagaagaagaagacgtaatagaagatgaggaagatgaagaaggagCCGACTACGACGGGGGGTTGGTAGATGAACTATGCAAGGGAATTAGTAAAATTAGTGTGAACGAGAAGGGGGAAGCAGAGGAATTTGTAGGGAAGCACACGAGGTTCGTGTACAATAGCGAAGATGAAATGATCGAGGAAGTTAGCGATGAAAGccgtggtggtggtggtggtggtggtggggTTTCGCCGAGCATCCTCCGTCTGAAGGGAATGCCGACGCCCAAAGGGAAACATTTGCGGTTTGGGTATGAGGAGGAGTAG
- the LOC103491109 gene encoding naringenin,2-oxoglutarate 3-dioxygenase, producing MPSSLPHHPTILAPEFLRHPDDRPKVPYDQFSDEIPIISLAGIDVDSERRAVIRRSIVEACEEWGIFQVVDHGVDSEIVSDMTRLAGHFFALPTEEKLRFDMSGGKKGGFNISSHLQGEVVKDWRELVTFFSYPIEKRDYSLWPNKPEGWAAKTAEYSEKLMGLACKLLEVLSEAMGLEKGALRKACVDLDQKIVVNFYPKCPEPDFTLGLKRHTDPGTITLLLQDQVGGLQATKDGGRTWITVQPVQGAFVVNLGDHGHYVSNGRFKSGDHQAVVNSKSSRMSIATFQYPSQESIVYPLKIRDGEKPILETPITFSEMYHMKMKNDIESARLKKQAQQQAQDFVA from the exons ATGCCTTCTTCTCTCCCACATCATCCCACCATTCTGGCGCCGGAATTCCTCCGCCACCCGGACGACCGTCCAAAGGTCCCTTACGACCAATTCAGCGACGAAATTCCCATCATCTCCCTTGCCGGAATTGACGTCGACAGCGAACGCAGGGCCGTCATTCGCCGGAGCATCGTTGAAGCTTGCGAGGAATGGGGGATCTTCCAGGTGGTGGACCATGGCGTCGACTCGGAGATTGTTTCCGATATGACTCGTCTGGCGGGACATTTCTTTGCTCTTCCGACGGAGGAGAAACTCCGTTTTGATATGTCCGGCGGTAAAAAGGGGGGATTCAACATCTCTAGTCATCTCCag GGAGAAGTTGTAAAAGATTGGCGTGAGTTAGTAACATTCTTCTCATACCCAATTGAGAAAAGAGACTACTCTTTGTGGCCGAACAAGCCAGAGGGGTGGGCGGCGAAGACGGCGGAGTACAGCGAGAAGCTGATGGGGTTGGCTTGTAAGCTTTTGGAGGTTTTATCGGAAGCCATGGGTTTGGAGAAGGGGGCCTTGAGAAAGGCTTGTGTGGACTTGGATCAAAAGATCGTTGTCAACTTCTATCCCAAATGCCCTGAGCCAGACTTCACCTTGGGGCTAAAGCGCCACACTGATCCTGGAACCATAACCTTGTTGTTACAAGACCAAGTCGGCGGCCTTCAGGCTACCAAGGATGGTGGTCGGACGTGGATCACTGTCCAACCTGTCCAAGGTGCTTTTGTCGTCAACTTAGGTGATCATGGTCAT TATGTAAGCAATGGGAGGTTCAAGAGTGGTGATCACCAAGCAGTAGTGAACTCAAAGTCGAGCAGGATGTCAATAGCCACATTTCAGTACCCTTCACAAGAATCGATTGTGTATCCATTGAAGATTAGAGATGGGGAGAAACCAATTCTAGAAACACCCATCACTTTCTCTGAGATGTATCACATGAAGATGAAGAATGATATCGAGTCTGCAAGGCTTAAGAAGCAAGCCCAACAACAAGCTCAAGACTTTGTTGCTtaa
- the LOC103490697 gene encoding bifunctional bis(5'-adenosyl)-triphosphatase/adenylylsulfatase FHIT isoform X1, whose amino-acid sequence MVLRFQASRALLPLTPSSFLKFCPSIQLGFTSISSSPTKSFTIMAASDHYTFGRYKIDPKEVFYCTTLSYAMVNLRPLLPGNVLVCPKREVQRFADLTADETCDLWLAAQRVGQKLELYHKASSLTFAIQDGPQAGQTVPHVHIHVLPRKGGDFEKNDEIYDALDEKEKELKQHLDLDKERKDRNMEEMAEEADQYRKLLL is encoded by the exons ATGGTATTAAGGTTTCAAGCATCTCGCGCGTTGCTTCCACTTACCCCTTCTTCTTTCCTCAAATTTTGCCCTTCAATACAATTAGGGTTCacttcaatttcttcttctccgACCAAATCGTTCACCATC ATGGCGGCATCCGATCACTACACTTTTGGGCGTTACAAGATTGATCCCAAAGAAGTGTTCTACTGCACCACTCTCTCTTACGCCATGGTCAACCTCCGTCCTCTTCTTCCTGGTA ACGTGCTCGTCTGCCCAAAACGTGAAGTTCAGCGCTTTGCTGATCTTACTGCTGATGAGACTTGTGATTTATGGCTCGCAGCTCAGCGGGTTGGTCAAAAGCTAGAGTTGTACCATAAAGCTTCATCACTCACATTCGCAATTCAA GACGGTCCTCAGGCCGGGCAAACTGTACCCCATGTTCACATTCATGTTCTCCCAAGGAAGGGTGGTGACTTTGAGAAAAATGATGAGATTTATGATGCT CTTGATGAGAAGGAGAAAGAATTAAAGCAACATCTTGATTTGGACAAGGAGAGAAAAGATAGAAATATGGAAGAGATGGCTGAAGAGGCAGATCAGTACAGAAAGCTTTTGTTGTaa
- the LOC103490694 gene encoding ferredoxin--NADP reductase, leaf isozyme, chloroplastic-like, which yields MAAAVTAAAVSFPSKSSSLPSRTPLISPDRIFLKKVPVFYHGGRVAVSPIRAQVTTEAPAKVEKESKKQEEGIVVNKFKPKTPYIGRCLLNTKITGDDAPGETWHMVFSTEGEVPYKEGQSIGVIADGEDKNGKPHKLRLYSIASSALGDFGDSKTVSLCVKRLVYTNEQGEIVKGVCSNFLCDLKPGAEVKITGPVGKEMLMPKDPNATVIMLATGTGIAPFRSFLWKMFFEKHEDYKFNGLAWLFLGVPTSSSLLYKEEFEKMKEKYPENFRLDFAVSREQTNEKGEKMYIQTRMAEYAEELWELLKKDNTFVYMCGLKGMEKGIDDIMDSLAARDGIDWQEYKRQLKRSEQWNVEVY from the exons ATGGCCGCCGCCGTAACCGCCGCCGCCGTTTCTTTCCCTTCTAAATCCTCTTCTCTCCCTTCCAGAACTCCTCTAATTTCCCCTGACAGAATCTTCCTCAAGAAG GTTCCGGTGTTTTACCATGGCGGGAGAGTTGCGGTGAGTCCGATTAGAGCTCAAGTGACTACGGAGGCTCCAGCGAAGGTGGAGAAAGAGTCGAAGAAACAAGAGGAAGGAATTGTGGTTAATAAGTTTAAACCCAAGACTCCATACATCGGACGTTGTCTTTTGAACACGAAGATTACTGGCGATGATGCTCCCGGCGAGACGTGGCATATGGTCTTCAGTACTGAAG GGGAAGTGCCCTACAAGGAAGGACAATCGATTGGGGTAATAGCAGATGGAGAGGACAAGAATGGGAAGCCTCACAAGTTGAGATTATACTCCATTGCAAGCAGTGCTCTTGGTGACTTTGGTGACTCCAAAact GTTTCTCTATGTGTGAAGAGGTTGGTGTACACCAATGAACAAGGAGAGATTGTTAAAGGAGTTTGCTCTAACTTTTTAT GTGACCTAAAACCTGGAGCAGAGGTGAAGATAACAGGACCTGTGGGAAAAGAAATGCTTATGCCTAAAGATCCTAATGCTACAGTTATTATG CTTGCAACTGGAACTGGAATTGCTCCATTCAGATCTTTCTTATGGAAAATGTTCTTCGAGAAGCATGAAGACTACAAG TTTAATGGTTTGGCATGGCTGTTCTTGGGTGTCCCAACAAGTAGCTCACTTCTTTACAAAGAG GAGTTTgagaaaatgaaagagaagTATCCGGAAAACTTTAGGTTGGATTTTGCGGTTAGTAGAGAGCAAACGAACGAGAAGGGTGAGAAGATGTACATTCAAACTAGAATGGCTGAGTATGCTGAGGAGCTTTGGGAGTTGTTGAAGAAGGACAATACCTTTGTTTACATGTGTGGACTTAAGGGCATGGagaagggtattgatgacattATGGACTCTTTGGCTGCTAGAGATG GTATTGATTGGCAGGAATACAAGAGGCAATTGAAGAGATCAGAGCAATGGAATGTGGAAGTTTATTGA
- the LOC103490700 gene encoding beta-carotene isomerase D27, chloroplastic, translated as MVVLKLQSIQIFTAPPKEIRNRKISKSRFIRCGIAEASGEPAPLGQKTKYNDGPFEKVFMTLFARKMEKFANAKEQRKKKEGFWDFLYDYERFVDVSKRVMQGKNRMQQQLVVREVLLSMLPPGAPAQFRKLFPPTKWACEFNASITVPFFQWLVGPSEVVEVEVNGIKQRSGVHIKKCRYLENSGCVGMCVNMCKIPTQDFFTNEFGLPLTMNPNFEDMSCEMIYGQVPPPFEEDPVSKQPCYKDICSMSNTSAPLCPKLLA; from the exons ATGGTGGTTTTGAAGCTACAAAGCATCCAAATCTTCACAGCTCCTCCAAAGGAGATTAGAAATAGAAAGATAAGTAAGAGCAGATTTATTAGATGTGGGATAGCAGAGGCATCAGGTGAGCCAGCTCCATTGGGGCAGAAAACAAAGTACAATGACGGCCCGTTCGAGAAGGTTTTTATGACACTTTTTGCAAGGAAAATGGAGAAATTTGCAAATGCTAAAGagcaaaggaagaagaaagaaggattTTGGGATTTTCTTTATGATTATGAAAGGTTTGTTGATGTTTCAAAGAGAGTAATGCAAGGGAAGAATCGAATGCAACAACAGCTCGTCGTTCGTGAGGTTCTCTTGTCTATGCTCCCTCCCGGTGCCCCAGCTCAG TTCAGGAAATTGTTCCCACCCACGAAATGGGCTTGTGAATTCAATGCTTCAATAACAGTTCCATTCTTTCAATGGTTAGTCGGCCCTTCCGAg GTTGTGGAAGTGGAGGTAAATGGTATAAAGCAAAGAAGTGGAGTTCATATAAAGAAATGCAG GTACCTAGAGAACAGTGGGTGTGTAGGTATGTGTGTGAATATGTGCAAGATACCTACACAAGATTTCTTCACCAATGAATTTGGGCTCCCTCTCACCATGAATCCTA ATTTTGAAGACATGAGCTGTGAGATGATATATGGGCAAGTGCCACCACCATTTGAAGAGGATCCAGTTTCCAAACAACCTTGCTACAAAGATATAT GTTCCATGTCAAATACTAGTGCCCCTTTATGTCCTAAATTGCTAGCTTAA
- the LOC103490693 gene encoding cold shock domain-containing protein 3, whose protein sequence is MAEERLTGVVQWFNDSKGFGFIKPDVEGPDLFVHQSSIKSDGYRSLVVGDHVEFQIAPGDDGKSKAIEVVALDGSSGNRRDNFGGGGGGGGGGRGGRGGGGGGGYGFGGWRGGDRRNGNSGGGGGGCYQCGEQGHLARDCTRPSNRSGGGGGGGGGCFTCGEVGHLARDCPRGNSGGGGGGGSGGGACYNCGGFGHLARDCNRGGAGGGSGGGGGGGCFNCGEYGHIARDCQNESRGSGGGGGRFGGGVGGGSNTCFNCGKSGHFARECPDAS, encoded by the coding sequence ATGGCGGAAGAGAGATTGACTGGTGTTGTTCAGTGGTTTAACGATTCAAAAGGCTTCGGCTTCATCAAGCCAGATGTAGAAGGTCCGGATCTGTTTGTTCATCAATCTTCTATTAAATCCGATGGTTACCGGAGCCTTGTTGTCGGAGATCATGTCGAGTTTCAGATCGCTCCTGGTGATGATGGAAAATCGAAAGCCATTGAGGTTGTTGCGCTTGATGGATCTTCGGGAAATCGGAGGGATAACtttggtggtggtggtggtggtggtggtggtggaaGGGGTGGCCGTGGTGGAGGTGGCGGTGGAGGTTATGGGTTTGGTGGTTGGAGAGGAGGTGATAGGCGGAATGGGAACAGTGGAGGTGGTGGGGGTGGGTGTTATCAATGTGGTGAGCAAGGGCATTTAGCTAGAGACTGTACTCGTCCTAGTAACCGcagcggcggcggcggtggagGTGGTGGTGGGTGTTTTACTTGCGGTGAAGTTGGTCACTTAGCGAGGGATTGTCCACGAGGGAACAGTGGCGGAGGTGGAGGCGGAGGCAGCGGTGGTGGGGCTTGCTATAATTGTGGTGGTTTTGGGCATTTGGCTAGGGATTGCAATAGGGGTGGAGCTGGAGGTGGAAGtggtggcggcggcggcggtggtTGTTTTAATTGTGGGGAATATGGTCATATAGCCAGAGATTGCCAGAATGAAAGCCGTGGCAGCGGCGGTGGTGGCGGAAGATTTGGTGGCGGCGTTGGCGGTGGCTCAAACACTTGCTTCAATTGTGGGAAATCGGGGCATTTTGCTAGGGAGTGTCCTGATGCATCTTGA
- the LOC103490697 gene encoding bifunctional bis(5'-adenosyl)-triphosphatase/adenylylsulfatase FHIT isoform X2, whose protein sequence is MVLRFQASRALLPLTPSSFLKFCPSIQLGFTSISSSPTKSFTIMAASDHYTFGRYKIDPKEVFYCTTLSYAMVNLRPLLPAQRVGQKLELYHKASSLTFAIQDGPQAGQTVPHVHIHVLPRKGGDFEKNDEIYDALDEKEKELKQHLDLDKERKDRNMEEMAEEADQYRKLLL, encoded by the exons ATGGTATTAAGGTTTCAAGCATCTCGCGCGTTGCTTCCACTTACCCCTTCTTCTTTCCTCAAATTTTGCCCTTCAATACAATTAGGGTTCacttcaatttcttcttctccgACCAAATCGTTCACCATC ATGGCGGCATCCGATCACTACACTTTTGGGCGTTACAAGATTGATCCCAAAGAAGTGTTCTACTGCACCACTCTCTCTTACGCCATGGTCAACCTCCGTCCTCTTCTTCCTG CTCAGCGGGTTGGTCAAAAGCTAGAGTTGTACCATAAAGCTTCATCACTCACATTCGCAATTCAA GACGGTCCTCAGGCCGGGCAAACTGTACCCCATGTTCACATTCATGTTCTCCCAAGGAAGGGTGGTGACTTTGAGAAAAATGATGAGATTTATGATGCT CTTGATGAGAAGGAGAAAGAATTAAAGCAACATCTTGATTTGGACAAGGAGAGAAAAGATAGAAATATGGAAGAGATGGCTGAAGAGGCAGATCAGTACAGAAAGCTTTTGTTGTaa
- the LOC103490698 gene encoding protein CANDIDATE G-PROTEIN COUPLED RECEPTOR 7 yields the protein MAAMDLFSSSMFILIIFLLPFSSFAEIRFTEIRNDNRPIIPFDVFGFSHGGRLELNVTHLTLSDSNPDLDLSKVGFFLCTRESWLHVIQQLEEGDISCALQSDLVKPVYTFDSLKKQDRFGVLYSETDADQYTLVFANCLQQFKVSMDVQSAMYNLEGKNARRDYLSAGKTILPRIYFVFSLIYFSLAVVWIHVLYKKRLTVYGIHFFMLAVVILKALNLLCEAEDKSYIKRTGSAHGWDVLFYIFSFLKGITLFTLIVLIGTGWSFLKPYLQDKEKKVLMIVIPLQVVANIAQVVIDETGPFEQEWVTWKQVFLLVDVICCCAVLFPIVWSIKNLREAARTDGKAAVNLMKLTLFRQYYIVVICYIYFTRVVVYALETITSYRYLWTSVVAGELATLAFYVFTGYKFKPEAHNPYFVVDDEEEEAAAEALKLEDEFEL from the coding sequence ATGGCGGCCATGGATTTATTTTCCTCCTCCATGTTTATTCTCATCATCTTCCTCTtacccttttcttcttttgccGAGATTCGTTTCACCGAGATCAGAAATGACAATCGACCCATCATTCCCTTCGATGTCTTCGGTTTCAGCCATGGCGGTCGTCTCGAGCTCAACGTCACACATCTCACACTCTCCGATTCCAACCCAGATCTCGATCTTTCCAAGGTCGGATTTTTCCTTTGTACTCGAGAATCATGGCTTCATGTGATCCAACAATTGGAAGAAGGTGATATCTCTTGCGCTCTTCAATCTGACCTTGTCAAACCCGTTTACACCTTTGATTCCCTTAAGAAACAAGACCGATTCGGTGTTCTTTATTCCGAGACTGATGCTGATCAATACACTCTCGTTTTTGCTAACTGTCTTCAACAATTCAAGGTTTCTATGGATGTTCAATCCGCTATGTACAATCTTGAAGGCAAAAACGCTCGACGTGATTATCTATCTGCTGGGAAAACCATCCTTCCGAGGATTTACTTCGTTTTCTCTTTGATTTATTTCTCGCTTGCTGTTGTTTGGATTCATGTTCTTTACAAAAAGCGATTGACGGTTTATGGTATTCATTTCTTTATGCTTGCTGTTGTGATCTTGAAGGCTTTGAATCTTCTCTGTGAAGCTGAGGATAAATCTTATATTAAGCGTACTGGGAGTGCCCATGGTTGGGATGTTCTGTTCTACATTTTTAGTTTCTTAAAGGGTATCACTTTGTTCACTTTGATCGTCTTGATTGGCACTGGTTGGTCTTTCTTGAAACCTTATTTGCAGGACAAGGAGAAGAAGGTTTTGATGATTGTGATTCCATTACAAGTGGTGGCTAATATTGCTCAGGTTGTGATTGATGAAACTGGGCCATTTGAACAAGAATGGGTTACATGGAAACAGGTGTTCTTGCTTGTTGATGTGATTTGTTGCTGTGCTGTTTTGTTCCCCATTGTTTGGTCAATCAAGAACTTGCGCGAAGCTGCACGAACCGATGGAAAAGCAGCTGTGAATTTGATGAAATTGACCCTTTTTAGACAGTATTACATTGTGGTTATATGCTATATCTACTTCACTCGAGTTGTAGTTTATGCACTTGAGACGATTACTTCGTATCGGTATCTATGGACGAGTGTCGTGGCTGGGGAATTGGCAACACTTGCATTCTATGTATTTACTGGTTATAAGTTCAAGCCTGAGGCTCATAATCCTTATTTTGTAGTTGATGATGAGGAGGAAGAAGCAGCTGCTGAAGCATTGAAGCTTGAAGATGAATTTGAATtataa
- the LOC103490702 gene encoding endoglucanase 1-like, which translates to MSFSITLALYFILSLFTLSSSSAFTSEHYSTALQYSILFFEGQRSGKLPSNQRLTWRADSALSDGSSYHVDLVGGYYDAGDNVKFGLPMAFTTTLLAWSVIEFGDSMGNEIENARAAVRWGSDYLLKAATAAPDVLYVQVGDPNLDHKCWERPEDMDTPRTVYKITAQNPGSDVAAETAAALAAASIVFKASDPSYSNKLLDAALKVFDLADKHRGSYSDSLHSVVCPFYCSYSGYNDELLWAASWIYKASKNSIHLSYIQANGHILGAEEDDYTFSWDDKRPGTKILLSQDFLVQSSEEFQIYKAHSDNYICSLIPGTSTSSGQYTPGGLFFKGSESNLQYVTSAAFLLLTYAKYLSSNGGSIRCGTSRISPQDLIAQAKKQVDYILGENPEKMSYMVGFGERYPQHIHHRGSSVPSLHAHPNRVSCNDGFQFLYSSSPNPNLLLGAIVGGPDNGDKFSDDRNNYQQSEPATYINAPLVGALAFFTKTT; encoded by the exons ATGTCTTTCTCAATCACTTTGGCTCTCTACTTCATTTTGTCTCTCTTTACCTTATCTTCTTCCTCTGCTTTCACTTCTGAACATTATTCTACTGCTCTTCAGTATTCTATTCTTTTCTTTGAGGGACAGCGATCAGGGAAGCTGCCCTCTAACCAACGTCTCACATGGAGGGCTGATTCAGCCTTATCAGATGGCTCCTCCTATCAT GTTGACCTTGTTGGTGGCTACTATGATGCTGGGGATAATGTCAAGTTTGGCTTGCCAATGGCCTTTACTACTACATTGCTGGCTTGGAGTGTCATTGAGTTTGGTGACTCGATGGGGAATGAGATTGAGAATGCAAGAGCAGCAGTTCGTTGGGGGTCGGATTATCTATTGAAGGCTGCTACTGCTGCACCTGATGTCTTATATGTTCAA GTGGGAGATCCAAACCTCGATCATAAATGTTGGGAAAGGCCAGAAGATATGGACACGCCACGTACTGTGTATAAGATAACTGCTCAAAACCCAGGCTCTGATGTAGCAGCAGAGACCGCAGCTGCGTTGGCTGCAGCTTCAATCGTCTTCAAAGCATCTGACCCTTCTTATTCTAACAAATTACTCGACGCAGCCTTAAAA GTATTCGATTTAGCAGACAAGCATAGAGGTTCTTACAGTGATTCACTCCATTCAGTGGTCTGTCCATTTTACTGTTCTTACTCGGGATACAAT GATGAGCTTCTATGGGCTGCCTCATGGATTTACAAAGCCTCAAAAAACAGCATACATTTAAGCTATATACAGGCCAATGGCCATATACTAGGAGCCGAAGAAGATGACTACACTTTTAGCTGGGACGACAAGCGCCCTGGAACCAAGATCCTTCTCTCCCAG GATTTCTTAGTGCAAAGTTCGGAGGAGTTCCAAATCTATAAAGCACACTCAGATAATTACATATGCTCCCTCATTCCAGGAACTTCCACTTCTAGTGGTCAATATACTCCTG GAGGACTATTTTTCAAAGGAAGCGAGAGCAACCTGCAATATGTAACATCAGCAGCGTTTCTACTTCTGACATACGCAAAATACCTAAGCTCCAATGGGGGATCCATTCGATGTGGGACTTCAAGGATTTCACCACAAGACCTAATAGCACAAGCAAAGAAACAAGTTGATTACATATTGGGAGAAAATCCAGAGAAAATGTCATACATGGTGGGATTTGGAGAACGATACCCTCAGCATATTCATCACAGAGGTTCCTCTGTACCGTCGCTTCATGCACACCCTAATCGAGTTTCTTGCAATGATGGTTTCCAGTTTCTGTACTCTTCTTCGCCAAATCCAAATCTGCTTCTTGGTGCCATTGTTGGTGGACCTGATAATGGCGATAAATTTTCCGACGATCGGAATAACTATCAGCAGTCGGAGCCAGCTACTTATATAAACGCTCCACTTGTTGGTGCCTTAGCTTTCTTTACAAAAACAACTTAG
- the LOC107990978 gene encoding translocase of chloroplast 34-like produces the protein MASQVIREWVGINNFAMATQAKLLELMGKLKQENVNTLTILVMGKGGVGKSSTVNSIIGERVVSVSPFQSEVPRPVMVSRSRAGFTLNIIDTPGIIEGGYINDQALEIIKRFLLNKTIDILLYVDRLDAYRVDNLEKQVIKAITDSFGQAIWSRALIVLTHAQFSPPDGLPYDEFVSRRSEALVKTVRFGASFRKVEIQGLNIPVVLVENSGRCSKNEKDEKVLPNGIAWIPHLVETITTVVLKGSKSIFVDKTLIEGPNPNQRGKLLIPLIFALQYFFVVKPIKRAIRRDIARQIRPSWELRDMSFSTRKY, from the exons ATGGCATCTCAGGTTATCCGTGAGTGGGTTGGGATTAACAACTTTGCAATGGCTACACAAGCAAAATTACTTGAGTTGATGGGAAAACTGAAGCAGGAG AACGTCAACACATTGACAATACTTGTAATGGGAAAGGGTGGCGTTGGAAAGTCATCCACTGTGAATTCCATTATTGGTGAAAGAGTTGTATCTGTTAGTCCTTTTCAG TCAGAAGTGCCAAGGCCAGTGATGGTTTCTCGCTCACGGGCTGGATTTACATTAAACATCATCGATACACCTGGCATCATAGAAGGAGGTTATATCAATGACCAGGCACTTGAGATCATAAAACG CTTTCTCTTGAACAAGACCATAGATATTCTTCTCTATGTGGACCGCTTGGATGCATATAGAGTAGATAACTTAGAAAAGCAGGTTATCAAGGCAATAACTGACAGCTTCGGTCAAGCAATATGGAGTAGGGCTTTGATTGTTCTCACTCATGCTCAATTTTCCCCGCCAGATGGATTACCATATGATGAATTTGTTTCCAGAAGATCAGAAGCTCTAGTGAAAACAGTCCGATTTGGTGCCTCTTTCAGAAAAGTTGAAATTCAG GGGTTGAATATTCCAGTTGTTTTGGTCGAGAACAGTGGACGGTGCAGCAAGaatgagaaagatgaaaag GTTCTTCCAAATGGGATTGCTTGGATTCCTCACTTGGTTGAGACAATCACCACAGTTGTCTTGAAGGGAAGCAAGTCCATTTTTGTTGATAAGACGTTAATCGAAGGGCCAAACCCCAATCAGAGGGGAAAGTTGCTGATTCCCTTAATCTTTGCACTCCAA TATTTCTTCGTCGTTAAACCTATCAAGCGAGCAATAAGAAGGGATATAGCAAGACAAATTAGACCGTCGTGGGAGTTGCGTGATATGAGCTTTTCCACCCGCAAGTATTGA